A region of Dermochelys coriacea isolate rDerCor1 chromosome 1, rDerCor1.pri.v4, whole genome shotgun sequence DNA encodes the following proteins:
- the YEATS4 gene encoding YEATS domain-containing protein 4 → MFKRMAEFGPDSGGRVKGVTIVKPIVYGNVARYFGKKREEDGHTHQWTVYVKPYRNEDMSAYVKKIQFKLHESYGNPLRVVTKPPYEITETGWGEFEIIIKIFFIDPNERPVTLYHLLKLFQSDTNAILGKKTVVSEFYDEMIFQDPTAMMQQLLTTSRQLTLGAYKHETEFADLEVKTREKLEAAKKKTSFEIAELKERLKASRETINCLKSEIRKLEEDDQSKDI, encoded by the exons ATGTTCAAGAGAATGGCAGAGTTCGGGCCTGACTCCGGGGGACGAGTGAAG ggtgTTACTATTGTGAAACCTATAGTTTATGGAAATGTTGCACGTTATTTTGGAAAGAAGAGGGAGGAAGATGGACACACACATCAGTGGACAGTTTATGTAAAGCCTTACAGAAATGAG GATATGTCTGCTTATGTGAAGAAAATTCAATTTAAACTACATGAAAGCTATGGTAATCCTTTAAGAg TTGTTACCAAACCACCATATGAAATCACTGAAACAGGTTGGGGTGAATTTGAAATCATCATCAAGATATTTTTTATTGATCCCAATGAAAGACCT GTAACTTTGTATCATTTGCTGAAGCTGTTTCAGTCTGACACCAATGCAATACTGGGAAAGAAAACTGTAGTATCCGAGTTTTATGATGAGATG ATATTTCAAGATCCTACTGCTATGATGCAGCAGCTTTTGACAACATCTCGTCAGCTAACGCTAGGAGCTTATAAGCATGAAACAGAGT TTGCAGATCTTGAAGTTAAAACCAGGGAAAAGCTGGaagctgccaaaaaaaaaaccagttttGAAATTGCTGAGCTTAAAGAGAGATTAAAAGCAAGTCGTGAAACTATCAACTGTTTaaagagtgaaatcaggaaactTGAAGAAGATGACCAGTCTAAAGATATCTAA